The genomic stretch TAAAATATGAATAAAGTTATTTCTTTTTGTCTAATTGTAGGGTTGGTATTTATTTTAAATTCTTGCGTTACCGCGCCTATTAAACCCCCCATAACTCCTGCAAAAGAAGTATATCCGCACACCGCTATGCCGGTTTTAAGGCAGGATGCCTCTCATATAGTTGCTCCCGGAGAGACACTCTGGCGAATTAGTAAAATGTACAATGTCCCTATAAAGGACATATCATCCGCAAATAATTTAAAGACGCAAACCTTAGGTAAGGGGCAACGCCTTTTGATCCCTAATGCTGCGCCCATTGTTCCTGTTATACCCTTATATCATTCCAAGAAATGGAAATATATCGTTATTCATCACAGCGCAACTGACGAAGGTAATTCCCTGCAATTTGATAAGTATCATCAAAGCAAAGGATGGGAAGGGATAGGGTATCATTTCGTGATTGATAACGGCACAAAAGGAAAACAGGATGGCCAGATTGAGGTTTCTCCCCGCTGGATAAAACAAGAAGGCGGCTCTCATTGTAGGGCAGGCAATATGAATGAAAAAGCAATCGGGATTTGCCTCGTAGGAAATTTTAATAGAGAATACGTATCTTCAAAACAATTAGACGCCTTAGTGTATTTGGTAAATGTATTAAGAAAATATTACAAAATTCCTGTTAAAAGAATAACAGGGCATAATCAGGTTTTAGGCGCCAGAACAGAATGCCCGGGCAAAAATTTCCCTTGGACAAGGTTTAAAAACAGTTTATAGCACAAAACACTTGACACTGGTTTATTTTGTGCTATTATTTTTATAAAAGTAATACCAGTAAAACCAATTATGAATAAATTATTTAGATTCGGTATTTCATTAGATAAGGATTTACTAGATAAGTTTGACCGGCTCATCAGGGAGAAGAATTATACTAACCGTTCCGAGGCCTTCCGAGATTTAATCCGCGAGAATTTAGTAAAAGCTGAATGGAAGAAGAATAAGGAAATCGTAGGCGCAATAACCCTGATTTATGACCACCACAAAAGAGAACTTGTAAATAAGCTTATGGATATCCAGCATGATTTCGGAGGCATAATAATTTCTTCTCAGCACATTCATCTTGATCACAATAACTGTTTAGAAATCATAGCGGTTAAGGGCCATTCAGAGAAAGCCCAAAAATTATCCGATAGCCTGAAGTCAGTAAAGGGGGTGAAGCACGGGACATTAAGCCTATCAACTACAGGGAAGGATATTTAGCGAACTAACCGTTATTATTTTTTTGCCCAATCGTAGCACGAAATTAAAAAACGTAGTATAAAATAAACCCCGCCTTCTTCTCGCAAAAGATTCCGGCGGGGCGGTACCTGGCGTAACATAACGAAACACCAAGCCCAGCCATAAGTATACCATAACTTTAAGCTGGTGCAAACAACAGATGGGATGGGGGTATAATTATGGCGGTTTTAAAGAAAGCAGCATTATTTTTGGTAGCTTTTTCTTTTCTTTACGCTACGGTAACCTTTGCTGAAGAATTATCTATCAGAGATGAAATTAATCAGCTTAAAGAGCGTATTGCTACCTTAGAAAAGAAAGTTTTGAATCAAGACGAATATATCGCTACACAGAATTCAACAGTTAAGGTACAGCAACAAACGATTTCAGAATACGAAACAAAGCTATCGCAGTTTGAGGAGAAGCTTAAGCGTGTGCCCGGTGAACCTATGAAACTGATGGAAGGCCTTGAGCTTGGCGTGGGTGCGACCGTGATTGTCC from Candidatus Omnitrophota bacterium encodes the following:
- the nikR gene encoding nickel-responsive transcriptional regulator NikR, which codes for MNKLFRFGISLDKDLLDKFDRLIREKNYTNRSEAFRDLIRENLVKAEWKKNKEIVGAITLIYDHHKRELVNKLMDIQHDFGGIIISSQHIHLDHNNCLEIIAVKGHSEKAQKLSDSLKSVKGVKHGTLSLSTTGKDI
- a CDS encoding N-acetylmuramoyl-L-alanine amidase, whose translation is MNKVISFCLIVGLVFILNSCVTAPIKPPITPAKEVYPHTAMPVLRQDASHIVAPGETLWRISKMYNVPIKDISSANNLKTQTLGKGQRLLIPNAAPIVPVIPLYHSKKWKYIVIHHSATDEGNSLQFDKYHQSKGWEGIGYHFVIDNGTKGKQDGQIEVSPRWIKQEGGSHCRAGNMNEKAIGICLVGNFNREYVSSKQLDALVYLVNVLRKYYKIPVKRITGHNQVLGARTECPGKNFPWTRFKNSL